One genomic region from Athalia rosae chromosome 3, iyAthRosa1.1, whole genome shotgun sequence encodes:
- the LOC105683573 gene encoding superoxide dismutase [Cu-Zn] isoform X1, whose product MAFKEIVAFLALGVVATVSCQDCVATVQLNPHNADKYNVTGSIRFTQSYEGGPVLVSGNVYGLTPGDHGFHIHATGDLSDGCTSALGHFNPHNHSHGAPEDDQRHVGDLGNIEASSQGIASVNFSDHIISLSGVNGIVGRSVVVHSAVDDLGRGGHKLSSTTGNAGDRVACGVIGILSPEARCLSNSGNSLFWSTSTLLTSLGISAIFNVKLYI is encoded by the exons ATGGCGTTCAAAGAAATCGTTGCGTTTTTGGCCCTGGGAGTCGTGGCCACGGTTTCG TGCCAAGACTGCGTCGCCACGGTTCAGCTGAACCCGCATAACGCTGACAAATACAATGTGACCGGGTCGATAAGATTCACTCAGAGTTACGAAGGTGGACCAGTGCTCGTGAGTGGAAACGTTTACGGCCTCACACCAGGTGACCATGGCTTCCATATTCACGCCACCGGGGATCTAAGCGACGGATGTACTTCCGCACTCGGACATTTCAATCCCCATAAC cACAGTCACGGCGCCCCGGAGGACGACCAGAGACACGTCGGTGATCTCGGCAACATCGAAGCTTCGAGTCAGGGGATCGCGTCGGTTAATTTCAGCGATCACATAATATCCCTTAGCGGTGTGAACGGCATCGTCGGACGCAGTGTCGTAGTTCACTCCGCTGTGGATGACCTTGGAAGGGGAGGTCACAAGCTTTCTTCCACCACCGGAAACGCGGGAGATCGTGTCGCCTGCGGAGTCATCGGAATACT GTCACCGGAGGCTAGATGTCTTTCAAATTCTGGAAACTCTCTATTTTGGTCTACCTCAACGCTCCTCACGTCTCTTGGAATATCGGCCATTTTCAACGTTAAACTTTACATCTAG
- the LOC105683573 gene encoding superoxide dismutase [Cu-Zn] isoform X2, with protein sequence MAFKEIVAFLALGVVATVSCQDCVATVQLNPHNADKYNVTGSIRFTQSYEGGPVLVSGNVYGLTPGDHGFHIHATGDLSDGCTSALGHFNPHNHSHGAPEDDQRHVGDLGNIEASSQGIASVNFSDHIISLSGVNGIVGRSVVVHSAVDDLGRGGHKLSSTTGNAGDRVACGVIGILKC encoded by the exons ATGGCGTTCAAAGAAATCGTTGCGTTTTTGGCCCTGGGAGTCGTGGCCACGGTTTCG TGCCAAGACTGCGTCGCCACGGTTCAGCTGAACCCGCATAACGCTGACAAATACAATGTGACCGGGTCGATAAGATTCACTCAGAGTTACGAAGGTGGACCAGTGCTCGTGAGTGGAAACGTTTACGGCCTCACACCAGGTGACCATGGCTTCCATATTCACGCCACCGGGGATCTAAGCGACGGATGTACTTCCGCACTCGGACATTTCAATCCCCATAAC cACAGTCACGGCGCCCCGGAGGACGACCAGAGACACGTCGGTGATCTCGGCAACATCGAAGCTTCGAGTCAGGGGATCGCGTCGGTTAATTTCAGCGATCACATAATATCCCTTAGCGGTGTGAACGGCATCGTCGGACGCAGTGTCGTAGTTCACTCCGCTGTGGATGACCTTGGAAGGGGAGGTCACAAGCTTTCTTCCACCACCGGAAACGCGGGAGATCGTGTCGCCTGCGGAGTCATCGGAATACT GAAATGCTGA